A single window of Methanobrevibacter olleyae DNA harbors:
- a CDS encoding phospholipase D-like domain-containing protein — MSEVKTPKILANKTNFVYKELENSIKKGFILSVISALFSMYAYYALKNDLDKIDNMPFIREN; from the coding sequence TTGTCTGAGGTAAAGACTCCAAAAATTTTGGCTAATAAAACTAATTTTGTATATAAAGAACTTGAAAATAGTATAAAAAAGGGTTTTATCTTATCTGTTATTTCTGCTCTTTTTTCTATGTATGCATATTATGCATTAAAGAATGATTTAGATAAAATAGACAACATGCCTTTTATTAGAGAAAATTAA
- the tcpO gene encoding NAD(+) hydrolase TcpO: MEDLEIFLKRFEDLLIDLATYNENESNDYIIYRKKLLSYDYLKDFIPDFIIKNRKPQFFRAYMQEIGGYKERRDLIYKGFERLYDYETIKNFDSDNSYNVNQIENFLERFEDLLIDLATENLKKDGFEEYSLFRKKFLTCNYFKDMPIFLKRNPKHFRYYMQSQGGYKERRKIISEEFNKLFSIIEGSNFNSDSNNKNKSINKKEYDIFVSHSSEDKEDFVKEFVNLLKQKGLSVWYDDDIVKIGHNLRKRISKGIKSSNYAVVIFSEDFFKSKWTNYEYDNIFLDFYDEEKVLPILHDLTIEDLEKFDGSIPLIRALSTKKFTVEEIIHEILERINEEKS; this comes from the coding sequence ATGGAGGATTTAGAAATTTTTTTAAAAAGATTTGAAGATTTATTAATTGATTTGGCTACATATAATGAAAATGAATCTAATGATTACATAATATATAGAAAAAAATTATTATCTTATGATTATTTAAAAGATTTTATTCCAGATTTCATAATAAAAAATCGTAAACCTCAATTTTTTAGAGCATATATGCAAGAAATAGGGGGTTATAAAGAAAGAAGAGATTTGATTTATAAAGGTTTTGAAAGATTATACGATTATGAAACTATAAAAAATTTTGATTCAGATAATAGTTATAATGTTAACCAAATTGAAAACTTTCTTGAAAGATTTGAAGATTTATTGATTGATTTAGCTACTGAAAATTTAAAAAAAGATGGTTTTGAAGAATATTCATTGTTTCGTAAAAAATTTTTAACTTGTAATTATTTTAAAGATATGCCTATTTTCTTGAAAAGAAATCCAAAGCATTTTAGATATTATATGCAATCACAAGGAGGATATAAAGAGAGAAGAAAAATAATTTCAGAAGAATTTAATAAGCTATTTAGTATTATTGAAGGTTCAAATTTTAATAGTGATTCTAATAATAAAAATAAATCTATTAATAAAAAAGAATATGATATTTTTGTTTCTCACTCATCTGAAGATAAGGAAGATTTTGTGAAAGAATTTGTTAATTTATTAAAACAAAAAGGTTTATCTGTATGGTATGATGATGATATTGTAAAAATAGGTCATAATTTAAGAAAAAGGATTAGTAAGGGTATAAAAAGTAGTAATTATGCAGTTGTAATATTTTCAGAAGATTTTTTTAAAAGTAAATGGACTAATTATGAATATGATAACATATTTTTAGATTTTTATGATGAAGAAAAAGTATTACCTATCTTACATGATTTAACTATTGAAGATTTAGAAAAATTTGATGGATCTATTCCTTTGATAAGAGCATTATCTACTAAAAAATTTACTGTTGAGGAAATTATTCATGAGATTCTTGAACGTATAAATGAGGAAAAATCTTGA